Part of the Oncorhynchus masou masou isolate Uvic2021 chromosome 24, UVic_Omas_1.1, whole genome shotgun sequence genome is shown below.
cctcccggttacGACAGAGAATGGGCGCgatcccagagtctctggtggcacagctgcgccacccgggaggccccttgCTTCTCTATTTTTGTGTGGGAATGCTTCGGACAGATTTACTAAATTAAAATCCCTTTGAGCTCATTTTTTTGTGATTTTACAATTTGGGGCAACATATTTCCGAAATTAAAATCACATTGAGCTCAATTACTGGTGATTTTAGTATTTTATTAAAGGTCCattgcagccatttttatctcaatatcaaatcatttctgtgtAAAAATGCTTgttgattgttttcaattaaaatgttcaaaaatgaacaaaaataacTTCCTAGCAAAGAgctatttctcaagcaagaatttagctaggactgtctgggagtggtctgagtgggagggGAAAACTAGCTAGCTGTCATTGGCAGAGCGCTTTGGAACTTTCTTTTTTATTGGTCTATTTGCTAATTTACTGCCTGATGacgtcaccaggcaggccaaaactccatcccaccacaaCAGGCTGAAGTTtgaggtggtcttttcaaactgCTCTTATACTAAAAGGGCAGTATTATTTCAACCTCATAGTATGggaattatatttaaaaaaaaatgcttttttgtttgttttttgctcagaaaacttggggggccaaataacATCACTCCTGGGCCGAATTTGGCCCGCGAGACCCCTATTGGGGAACCCTTCCCTGCACTCCCATCAGATAAAAGTGACTTTGTAGCAGTCTCTCTAGATGAAAGCAGTTAACGCTACAAAACTTTGTTGTTGAAAACTTGGTTGGTTGGATTCAGAAATAATAGTGTCTTTAGTATCTGTGTGACTGTGGCCTGTCCTGTCCTTGTACCCAGCCTCCATCTCCCCTGCCGACACACCAACACTCCACTCCGTACTCCACACATCTAGCCGTGAGACACACCATAGAAAGACATACTACAACCACAACCTAGGAGCACTTGCTAACCTCACGGGTTCACCAAAGAAAGTGATGAAGGGTTAAATGACCACCTGAGACCACTGTTtacctgacctctctctgtgccaTACCACCTCCCTGACATATGACATTCCAACTATCCCTTCTATACCTGCCTGTAAATGTCAACAGGAataatggggaggggggggtcagAGAGATGTCCAGGAGAAGAGGTCAGGGTGCTGGAAGTGAGTAGGGGTCAGCCATCGGTCTACCACCATCAGGCCTGTTGCTGCTAGATGCCTGccatcctctgtctgtcctccagccTGGGCAGCTCCCCCTGGGCATTGCATTCATTCCGTTCTCCCCAGTCCAGAGTGGGGCAACCTCAACGCCACCTTCTCCCTCAGTCATTCACTCAATGTTTTGGCCTCATGTCCAAGTCAGCTGTGTTTTAAATGGCAACATCTGTTAGTTTTTACTTAGGTTTAAAAGTCAATTCACAAATGTTCTGTAGTGTGTGTGCACTCATTGATTATGCCATGCTGACATTTTTCTCTCCTTTTTGTTTGCTTTTGTTGTTGTATACTCTGTTTAATCCTTTCCCCAGCAGGGTTTATGGCTGAAACTCTCCCGACACCTTAGATTGTCTCTGATTATATTAGATTAGTATGATATTCTGTACCGTTACAAATCACTGTTTAATGCACTGTGTTAGTAAAGTGAAGACGAAGTACATATCAAGCAATATAAGCCTGCTTCATCCCAGTGAGATGGTACCCTctgtaaccctctctctctggcctctggACATGATTGATGAAGCTCTCTTGTCTTGACACAGTTATTTAATCATTCCCCGTTATGCACAATCGATTCGTGCAGAAGCAGCTAGGCAGCTTTCCATGATACAACCAGATATCTCCCCACTCGCCCATGCTGCCAGTCTCTATACGTTCTccagtgccccccccccaaaaccaaTATTTCAAATGTCTGTTTTATCTTATGGGCAGATTGCTTTCTTTTTCTGTGTGGTTTTTATTTCCTGCATAGGGGTTTTTGCTCACCTCGAGCTCCAACTCCTTATATTGAAAGATAAGACTCGTAAATAATTGTAATTGATTTCTTTTTCTACGCTTTTTCAATTTGTTCCTGGATGGACATCCTTGCGTTGGGCTGAGCAATATCAAGGCTTTTGGTTTTGCGTGTGATTGAGGCCATATACCTTTTACAGGTCTATTTGTGCTGACATTAACTCTCTAATTCATATACACCTAGCCCTACGTGGGCTGTTTGTATATATGATTTTCGGCCTCAGACTGCTAACAGTTTTCTCTCAATGCAACCTGACCTCTTATGCAGTAGCCCTTTTGAGCATGCTCCAATCTCTATTAGCCCTGCACCTGTCGCTCTGCCTGCTAGCGCTGCTTTGCCCAATCAGGTGGCTTCACCTGCTGCTTCGCAGTCTCCAGGGCCTGCCCCTGTAGTCCCTGAACCCACCCCTGAGAGGTAATGCTGTGTGGGTTGAAAGTTTTTGTCTGTTGTGGTTTTATTGTCCTTCGCCAACTGAGTGCTCTTCCTTGTCTTTGGCATGTACCTATATTTGTGTGTTCACTTTCATTGAGAGTGACTGTATTGTTCTGATGTTGTCTCACTTTTTCTTTTTCAATGTGATTGATTGAACATTTAttgaaatgtgtgtttttgtttttatgtTCCAATTAGACTTGGAAAACCTTGATTGTACTACATGAGTGGTTAGGTGAAAGGTTTCATGAGCAGTATGCATTTATGGATTTGGGTTTAGTACATTCACAGGGAAGAGTGTCCAAGGTAAGTCAAAcggtctgatgatgctgtgatcATCTGGACTGCGTGGAAACTGTGAGGACAGAGACACCGGGAAGACCTGCCATGTCTGTGAGCGGTGTGAGAACAGAGAGCCTCAAGGCAGTGGAGTACTGTAGTCATGCAGAGCATGTCTGCCAAACCATCATCCTTTAACCCTTAACGTCCTCATCGTCATAACGATCCATCCATCTTAAACCTGTCTTTTATCAGACCAGCCTTAATACAATATAACAATGACCTGGGGCTGCGCAAGCTGTTGCTTTTATGGTTGGTCATCACTGCTGCCCCCCGCCGCCCCCCCCCTCGATAGGAAGCAGACAGTTCTGTCAAATCAAGAGAGAGTTTGATGAGTGAACACAGTCAATATGTCACACAAAGAATTCCCCAAATTCCCTTTCCTAGTTCCCCCAGAGCactacctccctctctgttttaaCTCTACTCTGTCCTCTGCAGCGAGCAGCCACCCCCAGCCACCCAGACACAGCCAGTGGCCCCTGCAGTCCCCTCTGGGGCACCTCGCCACCTGACGCATGCAGCCTCCCATATCTCGTCTGCTTTGATTACACAGTCTAGGTACAGTTGTCACGCAATCACTCCCCCTGTCACAGTTTCTACCTTTAATGTCAATCAGGAGCTAGGCCAATGTGTTGTGTGGATTTGGTTGAGATAGGAGAGGCAGAAGCAGGTACAGATGCTAGTACATATTTGCTATTTTATGGGGGGCCAGAGAAGAGGTTTGTGAGGAATATGGATTGGGTTGGGAGAGCTTTATTTTCTGATGCTGAAATAGTGGATGGAAGAGTATACAGGGTGTCAAACGGGATTTATTTGGATTGTCCACAATAGATGATCTATAGATGCTCAAACTATTAGAAAACTACCAACTGTAAGTCAGTTTATATGCAACAGCTTGCTAGGGTTGGCGTATAACGCTCTTCGACATAATTACATGAGCCAGATATTGCATCTTGGTGAAATACCCCAGATCACCCCATTGGACCTTGGACCTTCAATGGCGATGCCTGAGATCCTTTTCTTAGACTTCTGGATTAGGATTTTGGACCATCGAGAGGCATGGTGTCTATACTACTTTATTGGACCCTCCGAAATCTATTTTGGACCATCACAGCAGATGAAATGAAAATGGACAATAAAGTATATCATATCGTATCCATGAATGGTGGTTTGTCAGTAGGATCAAAAATCACATAAAAAAATAGTGTCCTATCTACTTGTAGGGTACCACGAAAGGCCATACATATTGAGATTGGGCAGATAGGATAGTTTTTGCTAGAGGACAATTTGTTGACAGTTAGTTGAACATATATAAAACATCTACTAAGGACTATCCAACTAAAGTGTTACCCTCTATTTTGCAATACAGTGTAGTATTTCAGAGGGTTTAAGATGGCATAAGAAATTCTAAGTTCTCATTGTGTATGTGGAGGAAATTGGAGTCTCTCAGACCTCTCTTGTTGGCTCTCGTTAAGAAACAAGGTTTATAAGCAAGGGCCACCGCCCACCTCTGCGCTGGAGGCTCTGTCAATCACCCCAGTGTTCCGAAGCAGCACTTTGCCCAAACGAAAGCGCACCCTGCCCTCTGGGAAACCCAAGCAcctgaggtacacacacacctggacagactgacacagtgacagagagactgaccaCGTCACAGACGGTGGTGTGCAGAGTTGCTTCGGTACGTGGGATAGGGGACAGGAGGGTAATAAAAAAACAAACTTTGGGACACTAGCCGGATCAAAGGAGCCAAGGCCATGACTGCAGCGTCGCTTCGTTCGGATTGGCCATGTTTCATAAGACTATCGGATTAGTTACATCTGTCGCAGCATGAAAAGTGGTGCAAAATGAACTGCGACAGACCCAATTGGATACATGCTATTTAACGGGACTGCAATAGGTCGGTGCAACTTTTTGCTTGCCTGCACCGGGTCCAACTTCTCTCCAAAAGCTCTTTGCATTAGCTCTCTCCATTACAGCTGAATGGATAGGAAAACGTCCATGAGGCTTGATGTGCAGACGGTACACTGCAGATTGTCTCAAGGGACAAGCGGAGGAATGTAAGCTCATGTGGGGGTTTGGCAGCATTTGCTAAGTTTTTGTTTGACTAATTTGCACCTCTTTCTCCACAATGTCAATATTCCCTTCACAATTATTAATGGTTAGATATGTTTGACCCCaatataaaaaaacattcccaTTTTAATGCTGAATGTGGCTAACATCACTCTGAAGTTGACTTGCAGGTCACCCTGTTTCTTCCATTTAACACACGCACAAAATCCCCACAGGCCCGTTCAAGTCTGGACCTTTGCATGTCATAGTAAGCAACAGCCTACTCTCAGAGTTGGTATTAATGGGCTCTCTTCAACCTGCGACGGCCACATAATTAGTGATATGAGAGTAGTTCACTTGGTAGTGCACATAGTAGTCCAGTTAGTGATTGTACTACCTTGTGTGATGGCGGTAGCTCCTCTATCCCACGCTCTCCCATGCTCACTCTGCACGTCACTGCTCAACTGCATGCTCACACACTGGCTTGACTAATTATGATCTGGGGGGGTAGTTTGTCATAGAACAGCAGAAGGGTGTAGCACTTGGATGTCGATCACAATCATTTGTATCCTGCAAATCAGTGATGTACCAAATCGTTATCTATGGCTGTAATGCACCATTCAAGTCAACTACTGAATGGCTAACTAGTGGCTACAGGCAATTAGCAGCATTTGACCGATGTGATGCTTCATAGTGCAGTAGCTGGAAGGGTCATATTATGTGCGCTAGAATGCTGTAGAATTTGGTACACAATTTCAAAATGTGACACTTATCACAAAAGATGACTATTTTGTGTGCTTGTAGAATACCCTCTGATTTGTCAGTGTCTAGTGGGGATGTTATGAAATGACCTTAATTGTTTTGCTTTGCACAACAAGGGGGTTTATGGTACGTATGACGCAATGATCCCCAAGTTTGTTTGGTTCAGCCAACCATTGTAGAGGgtccatttttttgttttgtatcaACAGCTGTGTTTAAATAACGAAGGAAATCAAATCTAACCTTTAATATAATAGTGGTATTTTATAGAGATCTCCTGGAGCCAGTGTGGTTACCACAGTTGCTTGAAACTGTGAAGGCTATATCGACTCATGATGTGCAGTGAAGGGTGGTTTGAAGTGAATTCATCTCGCCAGCATGTTAGTGTGTTTTTGAGACGTGGTCCTGTGGTCCACTTGAACGTTTCCTAATAATTGTGTCATTGTTTTCTTTTCAATGTGGATTGGATGTGTTAACTGATGTtaccaggagtgtgtgtgtgtgtgtgtgtgtgtgtgtgtgtgtgtgtgtgtgtgtgtgtgtgtgtgtgtgtgtgtgtgtgtgtgtgtgtgtgtgtgtgtgtgtgtgtgtgtgtgtgtgtgtgtgtgtgtgtgtgtgtgcagtatcaATATAGTTTCCTTTATTGATGGGGATAAATAGAGATATGGTGTATAGGAGCTTAGGTGTGTATCAATTTGGTTTGGCAGTGTTAGGATCATGGATTTTCAGAACCTGTTTAATTTTCTCTCTAtgataaatatttttttcctttgtgtgtgtgaatgtgtgctcTCACAAAGGTATTGCTATGAAACCAAGTTCACCTATACTTCAAAGAGACTGATTGTGTGCTGCCCTTTGTGGTCAAACTAGGCTGACTGACTAGCAGTTAGAATGAAACTGCTGTGATCTGATAATGTTACAATATGTGAGAAATCCGATGACTTGCTTTCCTTCAGTAAACAGTGGAGAAAAGTTACATCTGCACATGCAACATTTAAAAACCGGATGCCATTATCGGAAACAAACTCATTGGGCAGCACGGCATCATACAGGTATAGGTGTACATGGCCTTCATCCAAAGAGCTATTTTTGACCCCTGTTTTTGACGCCTGACCCCTTTTTGTTTCTGATGCGTTATAGCTACAGCCTGCAACAGTCTGCCTCTGGTTACAGCTCCCAGTTCAAATCCTCAGTCTCCAGGTACTTCTGTGGGGAAGTTTATCCAGATGCCACTGTCCATAGAACATCTGGATAGTGTGCTTCCTCCCCTTTTTGTCAACATAACTTCACTTCCGGAATAACACACCCTTATTCCCCTCCCTCTGTTTTTAGCTCGAAGGATGAAAATTGTGCTTTGACAGTGTTCGTTTTAACCTGCGATTTAACCTCCCCTTTCTTACAAATATGTCAAAATCTGCTCCTCTCTCCGCTCAAATGAAATCTGTTGGTGACTCTGTGAATCTCTCACTGCCATAACTGAGGCTCTCTGTTCTAACACTGTTTCTCTGATACCaggctgtctttctctctctgtgtgggtctCTGCTATATTAAACTCCCACTAACCTTTGAGTTAAACGTGTCTGGTGAAGTGGAGGAGCTCCAGGTAAGACTCGAAACATATGTGGACACTcagtcaggaaggagagaggtggcTGTCCAGCATTCAGCGTACTAGGTTTAATCGTGAGGCATAGTGCTAACAGTCTCCTTATTAGTAATTGGTACTTGTAGTACAGTTTCCCAGTTTAGATTGTTATATTGTCTAAACTATGAACGTTCAGAAAACAGCTAGACTGATGATCAGACTAGTAGATATGTTTCCATCTTGGTGGTGATGATGTCATTCAGCTTCTTTTTTATCCTTCTGCAGCCAATATGGCCAGGCTCCCCCCATGCAACAAGCCCCTCCCATGTACCAGGGGCAATCCATGTACCAGGGGCAATCCATGCAGCAGGGGCCTCCCATGTACCAAGGGCCTCCCATGCAGCAGGGACCTCCCATGTACCAGGGGCCCCCCGTGCACCAGGCCCCGCATATGCAGCAGCCTCCACATATGCAGCAGCCTCCTCACAtgcagcagcctccacacatgCAGCAGCCTTCTCACAtgcagcagcctccacacatgCAGCAGCCTTCTCACATGCAGCAGCCTCCTCACATGCAGCAAAGCTCCATCCAGATCCCTGTGGGCCCTCCCCCACCCAAGGTGGTCAGCACCGCCTGCATCGTGCCAGGTAGTTACAGCAGGTGGCGCTGTGTGACCATTTGTATGTGTGTTACCATATTGTTAAGTATGGATAGTGTTGACTTAACCGGGTGTCTCTTTGGGTCATAGCTCCTGCCCCTGTTCCACCCCAAGCCGCTGCCCCTGAACCCCCCTCCAGCAGGCCCCCCTGGATCACTGACGACTCTTTTGCGAACAAGTTTGACCCCAGCAAGACAACCAGCACCAGCATGAAAGTGCCTGCTCTACCTCAGAGTGCCCCACCAGCACCGGCCTATATCCCACACCCTGGCTCTGCCCACACCCCTCACTCTGCCCCAAGCCCTGCCTATAACCCAAGCCCTGCCCCCTACAACCCCACCCCTGCCCCTTTCAATCCCGTTGCCCGGGGCGTGGCCCAAAGGGCAGAGCGCTTTGCTGCCAACAGCAACAGAGCACCCCTCTGTGGAGCCTGCAACAACATGATCAGGTAACAACAACgatacactaagtgtacaaaacattaagaacaccttcctaatattgagttacacccccctctccttttgccctcagaacagcctcaattcatcagctcatggactctacaaggggtcgaaagcattccacagggatgctggcccatgttgactccaatgcttcccacagttgtgtcaagttggctggatgtcttttgggtggtggacccttGTTGATAAACGGGaagctgttgagtgtgaaaaacccagcagcgttgctgtTCTTAATACATAAACCGGtgggcctggcacctactaccataccccgttcataggcccttaaatcttttgtcttgctttttcactctctgaatggcacacatacacaatccatgtctcaaggcttaaaaatccttctttaacctgcctcctccccttcagtggatttaacaggtgacatcaataagggatcatagctttcacctgcttTCTGTCGTTACAGGGGACCCTTCCTGGTGGCCCTGGGTCGATCCTGGCACCCAGAGGAGTTCAACTGTCACTACTGCCACACATCGCTGGCAGACTGCAGCTTTGTGGAGGAGCAGAACGCAGTGTACTGTGAGAACTGCTACGGGGAGTTCTTTGCCCCCACCTGTGCCCGCTGCAACACCAAGATCATGGGGGTAAGATGACGGACCCAAACGCAGACAAGTACAACACACACGAAGTCACTTTGTGCGTAGCATACACCCACACAATAACTTTATGTGCCTGCGTTCTTTTTGGTGTGCAGGAGGTGATGCATGCTCTGCGGCAGACATGGCACACCACCTGCTTTGTGTGTGCTGCTTGTGGCAAGGCATTTGGAAATAGCCTCTTCCACATGGAGGACGGGGAGCCCTACTGCGAGAAAGGTACTTTAGATCAATGGAATAGCATGGCACATAATGAAACGCCTCAAGTGTTGAATGTTTCCTTCAGAGCCCAAACTAGCTCCTATATGTTTGTCATAATGTCCTCTTCTGCAACTGAACAACATTTGAATTATACACATAGAGACAATTATTTAAAAACAATTACGCATGTAACTTTGCTACCGTTTGCACTCTGCTAGTGTTTTCACACTCTATGCTTTCTCTTCCAGACTACATTTCACTCTTCAGCACCAAGTGCCATGGCTGTGACTTCCCAGTAGAAGCGGGAGACAAGTTCATTGAAGCACTGGGTCATACTTGGCACGACACCTGCTTTGTCTGTGCGGTAAGAATGGCTACAGCGCTGTACAATAACCCATGTCCCTGCTGTATAAAACGGTTATTCCTCAGATCTCTTGGACTGTGCCAAAAAATATGGTTTGTGAGATTCACAATTGTGTCCTTCTCCCACAGGTGTGTAATTTGAACCTGGAGGGCCAGCCCTTCTACTCCAAGAAGGACAAGCCACTGTGCAAGAAGCACGCTCACGCCATCAACGTGTAGATGCTCCATCTGCAGTTTTATGGGGTGGTGGGCAGGTGCTTACGTAGCTATGCCCAAGCCTTGGCAAAGAGCCcagtagagggcattgatgccaGTCAAAATGATGAAAAAGCTGAAGATGATAGCAGCAAGATTGACTGTTCAGCAAACCGATCAATCAGGCGTGACAAAATGTTAAGTATTTTCATCGGTACTGAAATTCAAGACAAACTGCCGAAAATgctgcagccccccccccccccaaacatgTGTTCCGTTTGTATTTATTAATATCACTTCAAAATTAATGATATTGTATGTC
Proteins encoded:
- the LOC135511411 gene encoding PDZ and LIM domain protein 7-like, translated to MSTYNISLSGSAPWGFRLQGGKDFNMPLTISRITPGSKAQQGNLVQGDIIVAIDGVSTEGMTHLEAQNKIKCASFNLALTMQKSKRPVLLSAIPRIDSPMQQIPHQKVIFNTPANNEYIPNFNPNALKDTALSTHKPIEVKGPGGKATIIHAQYNTPISMYSQDAIMDAIAGQSQSKGHEGGSLPVKDAQVDSASPVYQAVIKTADRDTELNDWARSSSQVQSKSFRLLAHITGTEFMQDPDVEHLRKSREKFDTEFKGPRFAKLKSWHNGLSAQILNVPEKTLSSGSGSLECVESSKPLRPMINEQPPPATQTQPVAPAVPSGAPRHLTHAASHISSALITQSRNKVYKQGPPPTSALEALSITPVFRSSTLPKRKRTLPSGKPKHLSYSLQQSASGYSSQFKSSVSSQYGQAPPMQQAPPMYQGQSMYQGQSMQQGPPMYQGPPMQQGPPMYQGPPVHQAPHMQQPPHMQQPPHMQQPPHMQQPSHMQQPPHMQQPSHMQQPPHMQQSSIQIPVGPPPPKVVSTACIVPAPAPVPPQAAAPEPPSSRPPWITDDSFANKFDPSKTTSTSMKVPALPQSAPPAPAYIPHPGSAHTPHSAPSPAYNPSPAPYNPTPAPFNPVARGVAQRAERFAANSNRAPLCGACNNMIRGPFLVALGRSWHPEEFNCHYCHTSLADCSFVEEQNAVYCENCYGEFFAPTCARCNTKIMGEVMHALRQTWHTTCFVCAACGKAFGNSLFHMEDGEPYCEKDYISLFSTKCHGCDFPVEAGDKFIEALGHTWHDTCFVCAVCNLNLEGQPFYSKKDKPLCKKHAHAINV